From Triticum aestivum cultivar Chinese Spring chromosome 4A, IWGSC CS RefSeq v2.1, whole genome shotgun sequence, a single genomic window includes:
- the LOC123087638 gene encoding probable acyl-activating enzyme 16, chloroplastic, which translates to MAHTGPAGTLAMLLLAPSAAGQTWAPRPAAPPLRRRLLAARRGRVCVPRCTGAAPPPRPGATTHSPARSKCSPLLESALLSPAGNEPAADEWKAVPDIWRTAAEKYPDSVALVDPYHDPPSELTYKQLEQQILDFSHGLRAVGVAPDEKVALFADNSCRWLVADQGIMATGAINVVRGTKSSDEELFQIYSHSESIALVVDSPQFFNRLAETFISRINARFIVLLWGDKSSLNSKAVMDIPVYDYNDITELGRENRNALCYSSEQGRQGVFEAITPEDVATLIYTSGTSGAPKGVMLTHRNLLHQINNMWEIVPAVPGDRFLSMLPPWHAYERSAEYFILTHGTQQIYSSVKYLKADLQKYQPHYVFSVPLVYETLYSSIQRQISSSSPARKTVALALIKISLLYMEAKKIFEGTVLSKNPVKPSSISYMFNCLWARIVAALLWPLHNLANMLVYKKIHSTIGISKAAISGGGSLPMHVDKFFEAIGIKVQNGYGLTETSPAVAARRPFCNVLGTVGHPIKHTEIKIVDIETGEVLPDGSKGIVKIKGPPVMKGYYKNPSATNNALDQEGWFNTGDIGWIAPHHATGPSRKCGGILVLEGRAKDTIVLATGENVEPAELEEIASRSSLIDQIMVIGQDRRRLGAIVVPNNNEALAAAKRKSSLDGNNDEAKDTVMNLLYDELRTWMAGCSFQIGPILVVEEPFTIDNGLMTPTMKIRRDRVAAKYQSEIEALYE; encoded by the exons ATGGCTCACACTGGTCCAGCGGGAACCCTCGCGATGCTCCTCCTcgccccctccgccgccggccaGACGTGGGCGCCCCGCCCAGCCGCCCCGCCGctccggcgccgcctcctcgcggCGCGGCGCGGTCGCGTGTGCGTGCCCCGGTGcaccggcgccgcccctcccccgcgCCCCGGCGCTACG ACACACAGCCCAGCTCGCAGCAAGTGCTCGCCGTTGCTTGAGAGTGCTCTGTTGTCGCCTGCTGGAAACGAACCGGCTGCGGATGAATGGAAGGCGGTTCCTGATATTTGGAGGACAGCAGCAGAAAAGTACCCTGACAGTGTAGCTCTGGTGGACCCTTACCATGATCCTCCGTCCGAGCTGACTTATAAGCAG CTTGAACAACAAATATTGGATTTCTCTCATGGTCTGAGGGCCGTGGGTGTTGCTCCAGATGAAAAGGTAGCCCTTTTTGCTGACAACTCATGTCGGTGGCTAGTTGCAGATCAAG GGATCATGGCTACTGGTGCTATCAATGTTGTTAGAGGAACAAAATCTTCCGATGAAGAACTGTTCCAAATATACAGCCACTCAGAAAG TATTGCACTTGTTGTGGACAGTCCTCAATTCTTTAACCGGCTTGCAGAAACTTTCATTTCAAGGATTAATGCAAGATTTATTGTGCTACTTTGGGGTGATAAATCATCCCTAAATAGTAAAGCTGTGATGGACATACCTGTTTATGACTACAATGATATCACTGAACTTGGACGAGAAAATCGCAATGCATTGTGCTACTCAAGTGAGCAAG GTCGGCAAGGTGTCTTCGAAGCTATTACTCCAGAAGATGTTGCGACTCTAATATATACCAGTGGAACAAGCGGCGCACCAAAAGGCGTGATGCTTACCCACCGAAATCTCTTGCATCAG ATAAATAACATGTGGGAGATTGTTCCAGCAGTACCTGGTGATAGGTTCCTAAGCATGCTTCCACCCTGGCATGCATATGAGCGTTCTGCCGAGTATTTCATCCTCACTCATGGAACTCAACAAATTTACAGTAGTGTGAAATACCTGAAG GCAGATTTGCAGAAGTACCAACCTCATTATGTTTTCTCTGTACCACTGGTCTATGAAACTCTGTACAG TTCAATTCAGAGGCAGATATCTTCCAGTTCTCCTGCTCGAAAAACTGTTGCCCTTGCACTTATCAAGATAAGTTTGCTATATATGGAGGCAAAGAAGATATTCGAG GGAACAGTCTTATCAAAGAATCCTGTCAAGCCATCGTCCATTTCCTACATGTTCAATTGTCTATGGGCAAGAATTGTTGCTGCTCTTTTGTGGCCCTTGCATAATCTGGCAAACATGTTAGTCTACAAGAAAATCCATTCTACAATCGGAATTTCGAAG GCTGCTATAAGTGGTGGTGGAAGCCTCCCGATGCATGTGGACAAGTTTTTTGAG GCCATTGGTATCAAAGTGCAAAATGGCTATGGTCTAACAGAGACTTCCCCTGCTGTAGCTGCTAGGCGTCCATTCTGTAAT GTTCTTGGCACAGTTGGCCACCCAATAAAGCATACAGAAATCAAGATTGTGGACATAGAGACCGGTGAGGTGCTCCCAGATGGTTCAAAGGGGATTGTGAAGATTAAAGGACCACCAGTAATGAAGGGATATTATAAG AATCCATCTGCTACAAATAATGCTTTGGATCAAGAAGGTTGGTTCAACACTGGAGATATAGGCTGGATTGCACCTCACCATGCCACAGGGCCTAGTCGAAAATGTGGAGGGATACTTGTTCTTGAAGGGCGTGCAAAGGATACGATAGTTCTCGCTACAG GTGAGAATGTTGAACCTGCTGAGCTTGAGGAAATAGCAAGCAGGAGTAGCTTGATTGATCAAATAATGGTTATTGGCCAG gaTCGACGACGCCTTGGTGCAATTGTTGTTCCCAATAATAATGAAGCTCTAGCAGCTGCAAAAAGAAAGTCCAGCCTCGATGGGAACAATGACGAAGCCAAAGATACGGTCATGAACTTGCTATATGATGAGCTGAGAACTTG GATGGCGGGTTGCTCATTCCAGATTGGCCCTATTCTTGTTGTTGAAGAACCATTTACG ATTGATAATGGTTTGATGACACCGACCATGAAGATAAGAAGGGACAGAGTGGCAGCCAAATATCAGAGTGAAATTGAAGCCTTGTACGAGTGA